In the genome of Corythoichthys intestinalis isolate RoL2023-P3 chromosome 19, ASM3026506v1, whole genome shotgun sequence, one region contains:
- the ttbk2b gene encoding tau-tubulin kinase 2b isoform X1 → MSGEHTDILSTADVVRDRWRVVRKIGGGGFGEVYEVLDLLSQATVAMKVESATHPKPVQRTEAAVLRKLQGKNNVCRFVSAGRNERFNYVVMELQGRNLADLRRSRARGIFSVSTTLRLGKQILHCIENIHSVGFLHRDIKPANFAMGRLASTCRCCYMLDFGLARQYMTSNHEIRPPRSVAGFRGTVRYASINTHKNKEIGRHDDLWSLFYVLVEFMSGQLPWRKFKDKEQVGNLKEAYDHRLMLNHLPSEFSAFLDHILSLDYYTKPDYEMLMSLFDSAMKSHNVLHNDPYDWEKSDSEDVLTAAAAPPTGQELTRLTPAHMGMANASVLPVELQRENTEDVLMLGERFSDADNCPPTPAVSVPTRGIWDEMERIQNQKHVEPVIRKVATEEEHSPNQANQSPAGSVQSSPRRVRSETVFMERGVPLLRKMRQSQSLAFERRLAPEPKPTLERFLESCRGKTPPVLSHIGEKAPSDEQSGTGTGDPEEGAVSSGFVAVNISPVVQEGDSQEWVVLEVEQGSNSVPIKSSSTEAQRDDKAATPNTADSENHPLQEGPTVAVSPVLSHCSVGSWLLGHRRLPGMLGQMPSVTMGRPHMDQIQLWIHRYRFSDKSSSGTPQSPALEKSETTPLEAPSSKSEEIPGQLPKDGGKTDLVPSSCPLKGSTTLAAKDPETDSGLPDCSSDLNQQPQAIVSFFASLKPKDSPCSPKLSRIPRRDPGTPPDSPGRNVHRDRRNRWSSPVHGSPTHSPSPSLSCENLQVTLPRERLSSEKGSRSDCGGEDPLSLSSSSGSRSKIPRPMSATFVPEQLGGRLVPHPPPGKPSAGPCADHRRRRLRVRASSTSDADSLSNLTQQDHGGLLVNPPPPRPCNSSVLQRSLSCSPSRQEPRDGRPPPLGRSRSPSSFSGSSSTPPRHGPLQARSSGQTSWAPDSIGRGLIKEGKGSRKLKR, encoded by the exons ATGAGTGGAGAGCATACAGACATCCTGTCAACCGCAGACGTTGTCAGAGATAGATGGAGAGTG GTGAGAAAGATAGGCGGCGGTGGCTTTGGGGAGGTGTACGAAGTCTTGGACCTGCTGAGCCAGGCCACCGTCGCCATGAAGGTGGAGTCTGCCACTCACCCCAAACCGGTGCAGAGGACAGAGGCGGCCGTGTTGAGGAAGCTGCAGG GCAAAAATAATGTGTGTCGCTTTGTCAGTGCTGGCCGAAATGAACGCTTCAACTATGTGGTTATGGAACTCCAG GGGAGGAACCTGGCAGATCTGCGCAGAAGTAGGGCCCGTGGTATATTCTCAGTCTCAACAACTCTAAGGCTCGGGAAGCAGATTTTGCACTGTATCGAAAACATCCACTCTGTGGGTTTCCTGCACCGGGACATTAAACCA GCCAACTTTGCAATGGGAAGACTAGCAAGTACCTGCAGATGCTGCTACATGCTTGACTTTGGTCTGGCACGACAGTACATGACTTCCAACCATGAAATCCGTCCC cctcggTCTGTGGCTGGCTTCAGAGGAACTGTACGATATGCTTCAATCAATACTCATAAAAATAAG GAAATCGGCCGTCATGACGATCTATGGTCCCTCTTCTATGTGTTGGTTGAATTCATGTCGGGTCAGCTCCCATGGAGAAAATTTAAAGACAAG GAGCAAGTAGGCAATCTAAAAGAAGCATATGACCACCGCCTTATGCTTAATCACTTACCATCTGAGTTTAGCGCATTCCTGGATCACATTCTCAGCCTGGACTACTACACCAAGCCAGACTATGAG ATGCTGATGTCACTGTTTGACAGCGCTATGAAAAGCCACAATGTGCTGCACAATGATCCCTACGACTGGGAGAAATCTGACTCGGAGGACGTGCTGACCGCAGCTGCGGCACCGCCGACCGGCCAGGAGCTTACCCGCCTCACGCCAGCACACATGGG CATGGCTAATGCTTCAGTGCTACCAGTGGAATTGCAGAGGGAGAACACAGAGGATGTCCTCATGCTCGGGGAGCGCTTCAGCGACGCCGACAACTGCCCCCCTACTCCTGCTGTGTCCGTGCCCACGAGAGGCATATGGGATGAAATGGAAcgcattcaaaaccagaagcaTGTTGAACCAGTGATCAGGAAG gTGGCAACTGAGGAAGAGCACAGTCCAAACCAGGCCAACCAAAGCCCTGCTGGCTCGGTACAGAGTTCTCCAAGGCGAGTACGATCTGAGACCGTATTCATGGAACGGGGTGTGCCGCTGCTGCGGAAGATGCGTCAGAGTCAGAGCTTGGCGTTTGAAAGGAGACTTGCTCCTGAACCCAAGCCTACTCTTGAGCGCTTCCTTGAATCATG TCGCGGAAAAACGCCTCCTGTTCTATCTCACATTGGAGAGAAAGCCCCGTCAGATGAACAATCTGGCACAGGTACCGGTGATCCAGAGGAAGGTGCAGTCAGCAGTGGTTTTGTCGCCGTCAACATCAGTCCTGTGGTCCAAGAGGGAGACTCCCAGGAGTGGGTGGTGCTTGAGGTGGAGCAAGGCAGCAATTCCGTACCCATTAAGTCTTCTTCAACTGAAGCACAGCGTGATGACAAAGCGGCGACCCCAAACACCGCCGACAGCGAGAACCATCCACTGCAGGAGGGCCCAACTGTAGCAGTCAGTCCTGTTCTGTCACATTGTTCTGTCGGGTCATGGCTACTTGGCCACAGGAGGCTGCCAGGGATGCTGGGGCAAATGCCCTCGGTCACCATGGGACGACCACATATGGATCAG ATTCAACTATGGATACACCGGTATCGCTTTTCTGATAAA TCTTCTAGCGGCACACCGCAATCTCCTGCGCTCGAGAAAAGTGAAACCACACCTCTTGAGGCCCCGTCCAGCAAATCCGAAGAAATCCCTGGACAGCTCCCAAAGGATGGAGGGAAGACTGATTTGGTCCCTTCATCGTGCCCGCTCAAAGGTTCAACAACTCTTGCAGCAAAAGACCCAGAGACTGATTCTGGTTTGCCGGACTGCTCATCAGATCTGAACCAGCAGCCTCAAGCGATTGTTTCGTTCTTCGCTTCTTTAAAGCCCAAAGACTCTCCCTGCTCTCCAAAACTAAGCCGGATCCCAAGACGGGATCCCGGCACTCCCCCGGACTCTCCGGGAAGGAACGTCCACCGGGATAGGCGAAACCGCTGGAGCAGCCCTGTCCACGGCTCGCCCACCCATTCCCCTTCTCCGTCGCTTTCTTGTGAAAACCTACAGGTCACTCTCCCTCGAGAACGCCTGTCCTCAGAAAAAGGCTCCAGGTCGGACTGTGGAGGGGAAGACCCTCTTTCTCTGTCCTCTTCATCTGGCAGTAGAAGTAAAATCCCACGACCCATGAGCGCCACCTTTGTTCCCGAGCAGCTCGGCGGCAGACTCGTGCCTCATCCACCTCCTGGGAAACCATCGGCAGGCCCATGTGCTGACCACAG GCGGCGGCGGTTGCGAGTACGTGCCAGCAGCACAAGCGATGCGGACTCCTTGTCCAATCTAACCCAGCAAGACCATGGCGGGCTGCTCGTCAACCCGCCACCACCCCGGCCTTGCAACTCCTCCGTTCTGCAACGCTCACTGAGTTGCTCGCCATCCCGTCAGGAGCCCCGCGACGGTAGGCCACCACCTCTGGGACGTAGCCGCTCTCCGTCTAGCTTCTCTGGGTCTTCTTCAACGCCTCCTCGTCACGGCCCCCTGCAA
- the ttbk2b gene encoding tau-tubulin kinase 2b isoform X2 gives MSGEHTDILSTADVVRDRWRVVRKIGGGGFGEVYEVLDLLSQATVAMKVESATHPKPVQRTEAAVLRKLQGKNNVCRFVSAGRNERFNYVVMELQGRNLADLRRSRARGIFSVSTTLRLGKQILHCIENIHSVGFLHRDIKPANFAMGRLASTCRCCYMLDFGLARQYMTSNHEIRPPRSVAGFRGTVRYASINTHKNKEIGRHDDLWSLFYVLVEFMSGQLPWRKFKDKEQVGNLKEAYDHRLMLNHLPSEFSAFLDHILSLDYYTKPDYEMLMSLFDSAMKSHNVLHNDPYDWEKSDSEDVLTAAAAPPTGQELTRLTPAHMGMANASVLPVELQRENTEDVLMLGERFSDADNCPPTPAVSVPTRGIWDEMERIQNQKHVEPVIRKVATEEEHSPNQANQSPAGSVQSSPRRVRSETVFMERGVPLLRKMRQSQSLAFERRLAPEPKPTLERFLESCRGKTPPVLSHIGEKAPSDEQSGTGTGDPEEGAVSSGFVAVNISPVVQEGDSQEWVVLEVEQGSNSVPIKSSSTEAQRDDKAATPNTADSENHPLQEGPTVAVSPVLSHCSVGSWLLGHRRLPGMLGQMPSVTMGRPHMDQSSSGTPQSPALEKSETTPLEAPSSKSEEIPGQLPKDGGKTDLVPSSCPLKGSTTLAAKDPETDSGLPDCSSDLNQQPQAIVSFFASLKPKDSPCSPKLSRIPRRDPGTPPDSPGRNVHRDRRNRWSSPVHGSPTHSPSPSLSCENLQVTLPRERLSSEKGSRSDCGGEDPLSLSSSSGSRSKIPRPMSATFVPEQLGGRLVPHPPPGKPSAGPCADHRRRRLRVRASSTSDADSLSNLTQQDHGGLLVNPPPPRPCNSSVLQRSLSCSPSRQEPRDGRPPPLGRSRSPSSFSGSSSTPPRHGPLQARSSGQTSWAPDSIGRGLIKEGKGSRKLKR, from the exons ATGAGTGGAGAGCATACAGACATCCTGTCAACCGCAGACGTTGTCAGAGATAGATGGAGAGTG GTGAGAAAGATAGGCGGCGGTGGCTTTGGGGAGGTGTACGAAGTCTTGGACCTGCTGAGCCAGGCCACCGTCGCCATGAAGGTGGAGTCTGCCACTCACCCCAAACCGGTGCAGAGGACAGAGGCGGCCGTGTTGAGGAAGCTGCAGG GCAAAAATAATGTGTGTCGCTTTGTCAGTGCTGGCCGAAATGAACGCTTCAACTATGTGGTTATGGAACTCCAG GGGAGGAACCTGGCAGATCTGCGCAGAAGTAGGGCCCGTGGTATATTCTCAGTCTCAACAACTCTAAGGCTCGGGAAGCAGATTTTGCACTGTATCGAAAACATCCACTCTGTGGGTTTCCTGCACCGGGACATTAAACCA GCCAACTTTGCAATGGGAAGACTAGCAAGTACCTGCAGATGCTGCTACATGCTTGACTTTGGTCTGGCACGACAGTACATGACTTCCAACCATGAAATCCGTCCC cctcggTCTGTGGCTGGCTTCAGAGGAACTGTACGATATGCTTCAATCAATACTCATAAAAATAAG GAAATCGGCCGTCATGACGATCTATGGTCCCTCTTCTATGTGTTGGTTGAATTCATGTCGGGTCAGCTCCCATGGAGAAAATTTAAAGACAAG GAGCAAGTAGGCAATCTAAAAGAAGCATATGACCACCGCCTTATGCTTAATCACTTACCATCTGAGTTTAGCGCATTCCTGGATCACATTCTCAGCCTGGACTACTACACCAAGCCAGACTATGAG ATGCTGATGTCACTGTTTGACAGCGCTATGAAAAGCCACAATGTGCTGCACAATGATCCCTACGACTGGGAGAAATCTGACTCGGAGGACGTGCTGACCGCAGCTGCGGCACCGCCGACCGGCCAGGAGCTTACCCGCCTCACGCCAGCACACATGGG CATGGCTAATGCTTCAGTGCTACCAGTGGAATTGCAGAGGGAGAACACAGAGGATGTCCTCATGCTCGGGGAGCGCTTCAGCGACGCCGACAACTGCCCCCCTACTCCTGCTGTGTCCGTGCCCACGAGAGGCATATGGGATGAAATGGAAcgcattcaaaaccagaagcaTGTTGAACCAGTGATCAGGAAG gTGGCAACTGAGGAAGAGCACAGTCCAAACCAGGCCAACCAAAGCCCTGCTGGCTCGGTACAGAGTTCTCCAAGGCGAGTACGATCTGAGACCGTATTCATGGAACGGGGTGTGCCGCTGCTGCGGAAGATGCGTCAGAGTCAGAGCTTGGCGTTTGAAAGGAGACTTGCTCCTGAACCCAAGCCTACTCTTGAGCGCTTCCTTGAATCATG TCGCGGAAAAACGCCTCCTGTTCTATCTCACATTGGAGAGAAAGCCCCGTCAGATGAACAATCTGGCACAGGTACCGGTGATCCAGAGGAAGGTGCAGTCAGCAGTGGTTTTGTCGCCGTCAACATCAGTCCTGTGGTCCAAGAGGGAGACTCCCAGGAGTGGGTGGTGCTTGAGGTGGAGCAAGGCAGCAATTCCGTACCCATTAAGTCTTCTTCAACTGAAGCACAGCGTGATGACAAAGCGGCGACCCCAAACACCGCCGACAGCGAGAACCATCCACTGCAGGAGGGCCCAACTGTAGCAGTCAGTCCTGTTCTGTCACATTGTTCTGTCGGGTCATGGCTACTTGGCCACAGGAGGCTGCCAGGGATGCTGGGGCAAATGCCCTCGGTCACCATGGGACGACCACATATGGATCAG TCTTCTAGCGGCACACCGCAATCTCCTGCGCTCGAGAAAAGTGAAACCACACCTCTTGAGGCCCCGTCCAGCAAATCCGAAGAAATCCCTGGACAGCTCCCAAAGGATGGAGGGAAGACTGATTTGGTCCCTTCATCGTGCCCGCTCAAAGGTTCAACAACTCTTGCAGCAAAAGACCCAGAGACTGATTCTGGTTTGCCGGACTGCTCATCAGATCTGAACCAGCAGCCTCAAGCGATTGTTTCGTTCTTCGCTTCTTTAAAGCCCAAAGACTCTCCCTGCTCTCCAAAACTAAGCCGGATCCCAAGACGGGATCCCGGCACTCCCCCGGACTCTCCGGGAAGGAACGTCCACCGGGATAGGCGAAACCGCTGGAGCAGCCCTGTCCACGGCTCGCCCACCCATTCCCCTTCTCCGTCGCTTTCTTGTGAAAACCTACAGGTCACTCTCCCTCGAGAACGCCTGTCCTCAGAAAAAGGCTCCAGGTCGGACTGTGGAGGGGAAGACCCTCTTTCTCTGTCCTCTTCATCTGGCAGTAGAAGTAAAATCCCACGACCCATGAGCGCCACCTTTGTTCCCGAGCAGCTCGGCGGCAGACTCGTGCCTCATCCACCTCCTGGGAAACCATCGGCAGGCCCATGTGCTGACCACAG GCGGCGGCGGTTGCGAGTACGTGCCAGCAGCACAAGCGATGCGGACTCCTTGTCCAATCTAACCCAGCAAGACCATGGCGGGCTGCTCGTCAACCCGCCACCACCCCGGCCTTGCAACTCCTCCGTTCTGCAACGCTCACTGAGTTGCTCGCCATCCCGTCAGGAGCCCCGCGACGGTAGGCCACCACCTCTGGGACGTAGCCGCTCTCCGTCTAGCTTCTCTGGGTCTTCTTCAACGCCTCCTCGTCACGGCCCCCTGCAA